A section of the Spirosoma pollinicola genome encodes:
- a CDS encoding DegT/DnrJ/EryC1/StrS family aminotransferase, giving the protein MIPFLDLKQLNEPHQPAIKQSIERVLASGWYILGREVETFERQFAAYCQTRHCIGVANGLDALTLVLKAWDFPANSEAIVASNAYIASVLSITHAGLIPIFVEPDPQTYLLDPARIEAVITSRTKAILPVHLYGRCCAMEPINTLAKRYHLKVLEDAAQAHGAIYSSKEYGHRRAGNLADAAGWSFYPSKNLGALGDAGAITTNDDALAEKLRALRNYGSTHKYVNEYIGQNSRLDELQAAVLSAKLPLLDKENARRRELAKRYLTGIQHPDITLPLADQPDHDAWHLFVIQHPQRDDFRNYLRERGIGTDIHYPIPPHHQHAYAEFAHLSLPIAEQLQQTVISLPLNPTLTDAEVTYIIETINLKRERAKE; this is encoded by the coding sequence ATGATTCCGTTTTTGGACCTGAAACAGCTCAATGAGCCACATCAACCGGCCATTAAGCAGTCAATTGAGCGGGTTCTGGCGTCAGGCTGGTACATTCTAGGCCGAGAGGTTGAAACATTTGAACGTCAGTTTGCTGCTTATTGCCAAACGCGCCATTGTATTGGAGTTGCCAACGGGCTTGATGCGTTAACGCTCGTGCTGAAAGCCTGGGATTTTCCAGCCAACAGTGAAGCAATTGTTGCATCGAACGCCTATATCGCATCGGTGTTAAGTATCACGCATGCTGGTTTGATACCTATTTTTGTTGAGCCTGACCCACAGACCTATTTACTCGATCCTGCCCGTATCGAAGCAGTCATTACGTCCCGCACAAAAGCAATCCTGCCTGTTCATTTATACGGGCGCTGTTGCGCTATGGAGCCAATCAACACACTGGCAAAACGATATCATTTGAAAGTGCTTGAAGATGCGGCTCAGGCCCACGGCGCTATTTATTCGAGTAAAGAATATGGACATCGGCGGGCGGGTAATCTTGCCGATGCAGCAGGCTGGAGTTTTTATCCCAGTAAAAATCTTGGTGCATTGGGCGATGCCGGTGCAATCACAACAAACGACGATGCGCTGGCTGAGAAACTACGGGCACTCAGAAATTACGGTTCTACTCACAAATATGTTAATGAGTACATAGGGCAGAATAGCCGACTGGACGAACTGCAGGCTGCTGTGCTATCGGCTAAATTGCCGTTGCTCGACAAAGAAAATGCCCGACGGCGTGAGCTGGCAAAGCGATATTTGACAGGTATTCAACATCCGGATATAACGCTTCCATTGGCCGATCAGCCTGACCATGATGCCTGGCATTTGTTCGTTATTCAGCATCCACAGCGCGACGATTTTCGAAATTATTTACGTGAACGGGGTATTGGCACCGACATACATTACCCCATTCCGCCCCATCACCAACACGCTTACGCGGAGTTTGCTCATTTATCGCTGCCGATTGCTGAGCAATTGCAGCAGACTGTTATCAGCCTGCCGCTAAATCCGACGCTGACGGATGCAGAGGTGACGTATATTATTGAGACGATCAATTTAAAGCGTGAAAGAGCGAAAGAGTGA
- a CDS encoding sugar 3,4-ketoisomerase yields the protein MAKLYELKTFESEKGNLTVFEGIIPGVIQRVFYIYQAGHTVRAGHRHHRAWNALICLSGSCRVYNHNGLKEERFLLTNPRQCLVLHPEDWHTMDEFSDDAILLVVSNELYDKDDYIYEPYPVSEGVVYTVLADSE from the coding sequence ATGGCTAAACTCTACGAATTAAAAACATTTGAATCTGAAAAAGGAAACTTAACTGTTTTTGAAGGCATTATTCCCGGCGTCATTCAACGCGTCTTTTATATTTACCAGGCTGGTCATACTGTTCGTGCAGGTCATCGTCATCATCGTGCCTGGAATGCGCTTATTTGTTTGAGTGGCAGCTGCCGGGTGTATAATCATAACGGACTGAAAGAAGAGAGATTTTTATTGACAAATCCACGTCAGTGTCTGGTACTTCATCCTGAAGACTGGCATACGATGGACGAGTTTTCCGATGATGCCATCCTGCTGGTTGTTTCGAATGAACTGTACGACAAAGATGATTATATCTACGAACCGTATCCGGTTAGTGAGGGCGTAGTTTATACTGTTTTGGCTGATTCGGAATGA
- a CDS encoding DUF1684 domain-containing protein, with product MLKNKFFLTGLFLLIAIVLYYTAFDGGSSSAVDGLEVSVNPETYRQQIDEKRTEKDQFLRTNTESPIPDKAGFKGLTYFLPDPAYRVVARLEPFADKTQKLVVSMSDGSEDVYEKFAHAVFSLNGEACRLLVVKLGSTYSILFRDGTSGKDTYGGGRYIELDPAQLSDNHAIIDFNTAYNPYCAYNPTYACPLPPAENKLSIAVKAGEKYITHE from the coding sequence ATGCTGAAAAACAAGTTTTTTCTAACAGGGTTATTTTTACTTATCGCAATCGTGCTCTATTATACCGCCTTCGACGGAGGGAGTTCATCTGCAGTAGATGGGCTGGAAGTATCAGTCAACCCCGAAACCTATCGCCAGCAGATAGACGAAAAACGCACGGAGAAAGACCAGTTTTTACGAACAAATACCGAATCGCCCATTCCAGACAAAGCCGGGTTTAAGGGACTTACTTACTTTTTGCCCGATCCTGCCTACCGCGTTGTAGCCCGACTGGAGCCCTTCGCGGATAAGACCCAAAAACTGGTCGTCAGCATGAGCGACGGCAGCGAAGACGTGTATGAAAAATTTGCCCATGCCGTATTTAGTCTGAACGGCGAAGCCTGTCGGCTGCTGGTTGTGAAACTTGGGAGCACATACTCTATTCTATTCCGGGACGGCACATCAGGAAAAGACACGTATGGTGGTGGTCGGTACATTGAACTCGATCCAGCGCAATTATCAGACAACCATGCTATTATCGACTTCAACACAGCCTACAATCCCTATTGTGCCTACAACCCTACCTATGCCTGCCCATTGCCTCCTGCCGAAAACAAGTTATCAATTGCAGTAAAAGCCGGTGAAAAATACATAACTCACGAGTGA
- the pheT gene encoding phenylalanine--tRNA ligase subunit beta, which produces MEVSYKWLQEFIELPESPEEVGKLLTATGLEVEGIEKIDAVPGGLEGVVIGQVLTCTKHPDADKLSLTTVDVGTDQPLPIVCGAPNVAAGQKVVVALVGTTLHPTSGEPFQIKKAKIRGMASEGMICAEDEIGLGTSHAGIMVLDTQLPNGTPAARYFKLESDYQIAIGLTPNRIDAASHYGTARDLKAVLNRPLTLPSVEAFEVANTDLTLDVQVDDLDACPRYAGITLSGLTVGESPDWLKRRLVSIGLKPINNIVDVTNFVCYDLGQPLHAFDAAKIAQNQVIVKTLPEGTPFVTLDGVERKLTATDLMICDAEKPMCIAGVFGGQYSGVSAQTTSIFLESAYFSPTSIRKTAQHHGLKTDASFRFERGIDPNITIFALKRAALLIQEVAGGTVSSTITDIYPNPIEPFRVLVRYRNIDRLIGIRIDHVEIHRILEALDIQAELMQEGSFIAIVPPYRVDVTREADVIEEILRIYGLDNIPLSANLQADSLSEFPKTDPDQWQGRVGQLMAANGFYEILALSLTRPVYNDAIRSSLVGDDVTLLNPLSDDLSVMRQTMLFSALETLVYNINRRQKDLKLFEFGKIYHKVKLEDGASKYVERMRLSLAIIGNQTPEGWLQKGHPLAYHDLATAVQRVFNLFRIKSFDTQPADPTLFQYGLTYIVNKKPLVSLGLVQPKLTKLVDLKQPVFYADFDWQALLKLATSKIRYEEVAKFPEVRRDLSLVLDKAVTFEQISKLARQTERKLLRSINVFDVYEGENLGSGKKAYSVSFMLQDTAQTLTEVTIDKTMQRLMTAFEQELSAVIRK; this is translated from the coding sequence ATGGAAGTTTCCTATAAATGGTTACAAGAGTTCATTGAATTGCCTGAGTCACCCGAAGAAGTTGGTAAATTACTGACGGCAACGGGGCTTGAAGTTGAAGGAATTGAAAAAATTGACGCCGTGCCCGGTGGGCTGGAAGGTGTAGTTATTGGTCAGGTATTGACCTGTACTAAACACCCCGATGCAGACAAATTAAGTCTGACCACCGTGGATGTTGGCACCGACCAACCGCTGCCCATCGTTTGTGGCGCCCCGAATGTAGCGGCTGGACAAAAAGTAGTAGTAGCGCTTGTTGGCACGACACTGCATCCGACGTCGGGAGAACCATTCCAGATCAAAAAAGCCAAAATTCGCGGAATGGCTTCCGAAGGAATGATTTGTGCTGAGGACGAAATTGGCCTTGGTACATCGCATGCTGGTATTATGGTCCTTGATACCCAGCTACCGAATGGTACACCAGCGGCCCGCTATTTCAAGCTCGAATCCGATTATCAGATTGCCATTGGTTTGACGCCCAACCGTATTGATGCCGCATCGCACTACGGCACAGCCCGCGATTTGAAAGCCGTATTGAACCGGCCACTTACGTTACCATCTGTCGAAGCGTTTGAGGTAGCCAATACAGATTTAACCCTCGACGTTCAGGTCGACGACCTGGATGCCTGCCCCCGTTATGCGGGTATTACGTTAAGTGGCCTCACCGTTGGCGAATCACCAGACTGGCTGAAACGACGCTTGGTGAGTATTGGGCTGAAACCGATCAATAACATTGTAGACGTAACGAACTTTGTTTGCTACGATCTGGGACAGCCACTTCACGCGTTCGATGCGGCAAAGATTGCCCAAAATCAGGTCATCGTGAAAACTCTGCCCGAAGGCACACCCTTTGTGACACTCGATGGCGTAGAGCGTAAACTCACCGCTACCGACCTGATGATTTGCGATGCCGAAAAACCAATGTGTATAGCAGGTGTATTCGGCGGACAGTATTCGGGTGTATCGGCGCAAACGACCAGCATCTTTCTGGAATCAGCTTACTTCTCCCCTACCTCGATTCGTAAAACGGCGCAGCATCACGGCCTGAAAACCGATGCATCATTCCGCTTCGAGCGGGGTATCGACCCGAACATAACAATCTTTGCCCTGAAACGGGCCGCGCTGCTGATTCAGGAAGTGGCGGGAGGAACAGTCAGTTCTACTATCACCGACATCTACCCAAACCCAATCGAACCCTTCCGGGTGCTGGTTCGCTATCGGAATATCGATCGGTTGATTGGGATTCGAATTGATCATGTAGAAATCCATCGAATTCTGGAAGCGCTGGACATTCAGGCGGAGTTGATGCAGGAAGGTAGTTTCATCGCCATTGTTCCTCCTTACCGGGTCGATGTAACCCGCGAGGCCGATGTGATTGAGGAGATTCTCCGCATCTACGGCCTGGATAACATTCCTCTTTCGGCTAACCTGCAGGCCGACTCGTTGTCGGAATTCCCTAAAACAGACCCCGATCAATGGCAGGGTCGGGTAGGTCAGTTGATGGCGGCTAATGGTTTCTACGAAATCCTGGCCCTCTCGTTAACACGTCCGGTTTATAACGATGCCATCCGTTCATCGTTGGTTGGTGATGATGTTACCTTACTTAACCCACTCAGCGATGATCTGTCTGTGATGCGGCAAACGATGTTGTTTTCGGCTCTTGAAACGCTGGTGTATAATATAAACCGGCGGCAAAAAGACCTGAAACTATTCGAATTCGGCAAGATTTATCATAAAGTAAAACTTGAAGATGGAGCCAGCAAATACGTTGAGCGGATGCGGTTGAGTCTCGCCATTATTGGCAATCAGACTCCCGAGGGCTGGCTTCAAAAGGGGCATCCTCTGGCTTACCATGATCTGGCAACGGCCGTACAGCGGGTATTTAACTTGTTCCGTATCAAATCGTTCGATACACAACCCGCCGATCCTACGCTTTTTCAGTATGGTCTGACGTATATTGTCAATAAAAAACCATTGGTGAGCTTAGGTCTGGTTCAACCGAAACTGACGAAATTAGTTGATCTGAAACAGCCGGTATTCTACGCGGACTTCGATTGGCAGGCCCTACTTAAACTGGCGACCAGCAAAATCCGTTATGAAGAGGTGGCTAAGTTTCCGGAAGTTCGACGCGATCTGTCACTCGTACTTGATAAGGCGGTTACCTTTGAACAAATCAGTAAACTGGCTCGTCAGACGGAGCGGAAATTATTACGCTCAATAAATGTGTTTGATGTGTATGAAGGTGAAAACCTGGGTAGTGGTAAGAAAGCCTATTCGGTCAGCTTTATGTTGCAAGACACGGCTCAGACCCTCACCGAGGTAACAATTGATAAAACGATGCAACGACTTATGACAGCTTTCGAGCAGGAATTAAGTGCCGTGATTAGAAAATAA
- a CDS encoding cell division protein ZapA: MEELPIRVKIADRFYKLAVEPESEAIVREAAKLIQDELKKYRDKGLTDTQEALAMIAFDCLVTKLRGERQMQRLQQMVFDKITQLDQVVTPVITT; this comes from the coding sequence ATGGAAGAATTGCCAATTCGCGTAAAAATAGCCGACCGATTCTACAAATTAGCTGTAGAACCGGAATCAGAGGCTATTGTACGCGAAGCCGCCAAATTGATTCAGGATGAACTGAAGAAATATAGGGATAAAGGGCTTACTGATACGCAGGAAGCCCTGGCAATGATAGCCTTCGACTGCCTGGTCACCAAGCTCAGAGGAGAACGACAGATGCAACGATTACAACAAATGGTGTTTGACAAAATAACTCAGTTAGACCAGGTCGTCACGCCGGTCATTACAACATAA
- the rny gene encoding ribonuclease Y produces the protein MDIPVWLTILAALAGAGIGILIGRQSMAGVRAKHEKEAEEKAASILKNAELQAETIKKDRILEAKEKYLKLKTEFEENTNQKRNILLQNETKLKQREQQLAQQADQQRNRESELNQQRNELGHQKNTLAQQTEALNKRREDVDKRQQEADRMLADQVAQLEKIAGLSAEQARDQLIENLKAEAESRASSYIKNIVEEAKLTATKEAKKVVIETIQRTATEHAIENCVSVFNIESDDVKGKVIGREGRNIRALEAATGVEIIVDDTPEAIIISGFDPVRREIARLSLHRLVQDGRIHPARIEEIVAKTRKNIEDEIVEIGERTVIDLGIHGLHPELIKMVGRMRFRSSYGQNLLQHSREVAKLCATMAAELGLNAKLAKRAGLLHDIGKVWPEEAELPHAILGMELAKKYKENPEVINAIGAHHDEIEMTSMISPIVQVCDAVSGSRPGARREMMESYIKRLKELEELAGNFPGVLKCYAIQAGRELRIMVDADHVSDERAGTLSYEISQKIEKEMQYPGQIKVTVIREMRAVAYAK, from the coding sequence ATGGACATTCCAGTTTGGTTAACGATTCTTGCCGCCCTTGCAGGGGCTGGTATTGGCATATTAATAGGCCGCCAAAGTATGGCGGGCGTTCGCGCAAAGCACGAGAAAGAAGCAGAAGAAAAGGCAGCATCCATTTTGAAAAATGCTGAGTTACAAGCCGAAACGATCAAGAAAGATCGAATACTGGAAGCGAAAGAGAAGTATTTAAAACTGAAAACCGAATTTGAAGAAAACACGAATCAGAAACGAAATATACTTCTCCAGAACGAAACAAAACTTAAGCAACGCGAACAACAACTAGCCCAACAGGCCGACCAGCAGCGCAATCGTGAAAGTGAGCTGAATCAGCAACGCAACGAACTTGGTCATCAGAAAAACACGCTGGCGCAACAAACTGAAGCCCTTAACAAGCGTCGCGAAGATGTTGATAAACGGCAGCAGGAAGCCGACCGGATGCTGGCCGACCAGGTAGCTCAACTCGAAAAAATTGCAGGTCTCTCTGCTGAGCAGGCTCGTGATCAACTGATCGAAAACCTGAAAGCCGAAGCCGAATCAAGGGCATCTTCTTACATCAAAAACATTGTTGAAGAAGCTAAACTGACCGCTACGAAAGAGGCTAAAAAGGTTGTTATTGAAACCATTCAACGGACGGCTACCGAACATGCCATCGAGAACTGTGTATCGGTTTTCAACATTGAATCGGATGATGTAAAGGGCAAAGTCATTGGTCGTGAAGGCCGCAACATCCGCGCCCTCGAAGCAGCTACTGGCGTCGAAATCATTGTAGACGATACCCCCGAAGCTATCATCATTTCAGGCTTTGATCCCGTTCGGCGCGAAATTGCCCGTCTGTCGCTGCACCGGCTCGTACAGGATGGCCGTATCCACCCCGCACGCATTGAAGAGATTGTTGCCAAGACCCGCAAAAATATTGAAGACGAAATTGTGGAGATTGGCGAACGGACGGTGATTGACCTGGGTATTCATGGCCTCCACCCTGAGCTTATCAAAATGGTAGGACGGATGCGTTTCCGCTCCAGCTACGGTCAGAATCTGCTTCAACACTCTCGCGAGGTCGCGAAACTTTGCGCTACCATGGCAGCTGAGTTAGGCCTGAACGCCAAGTTAGCGAAACGGGCTGGCCTGCTTCATGATATTGGCAAGGTTTGGCCTGAAGAAGCCGAGCTACCCCACGCCATTCTGGGCATGGAGTTGGCGAAAAAGTATAAAGAGAATCCCGAAGTCATCAACGCTATTGGCGCTCACCACGACGAAATAGAGATGACAAGTATGATTTCACCTATCGTTCAGGTGTGCGATGCTGTGTCTGGTTCGCGCCCGGGTGCTCGTCGTGAAATGATGGAGTCATATATCAAACGACTCAAAGAACTGGAAGAACTGGCAGGTAACTTCCCTGGTGTGCTGAAGTGTTATGCCATTCAGGCCGGGCGCGAACTCCGCATCATGGTCGATGCCGATCATGTTTCCGACGAGCGGGCAGGTACTCTATCGTATGAAATCTCCCAGAAGATTGAGAAAGAAATGCAGTATCCCGGACAGATCAAAGTGACGGTCATTCGGGAAATGCGGGCAGTAGCCTACGCGAAGTAA
- a CDS encoding DUF4230 domain-containing protein — protein sequence MDFLTTLLLLLVGAGGGVVLANTLRKRTGLTNVRHDSVILLERIEKVFKVVMAEGYFSEIYNYQDQKKILYVLNDPKKAMVIAKSKVLVGFDFAKVRFRASDNGEKKLIIESFPEPEVLSIDTDYQFYDIQAGFLNHFSGDDYTHILDEAKQAMNERAMQSDLPKIANNQIQYMMYQLASSMGWHLQLPEADQKRLDALKAQAEEKAQSAKLLNSGN from the coding sequence ATGGATTTCCTGACCACACTTTTACTATTACTCGTTGGCGCGGGCGGGGGCGTTGTGCTGGCAAACACATTACGCAAACGGACAGGGCTGACCAACGTTCGGCACGATTCCGTTATCCTGTTAGAGCGCATCGAGAAAGTGTTTAAGGTAGTTATGGCCGAGGGGTATTTTTCGGAGATTTATAATTACCAGGACCAGAAGAAAATTCTATACGTGTTAAACGACCCCAAGAAAGCAATGGTCATTGCCAAATCGAAGGTACTGGTTGGCTTCGACTTCGCCAAAGTTCGTTTTCGGGCGTCGGATAATGGAGAGAAAAAGCTAATTATCGAGTCATTTCCAGAACCCGAAGTCTTGTCTATTGACACCGATTATCAATTTTACGATATCCAGGCAGGCTTCTTGAATCATTTTAGTGGCGACGACTATACGCACATTCTGGACGAAGCTAAACAGGCCATGAATGAACGGGCTATGCAAAGCGATCTCCCTAAAATTGCCAACAATCAGATTCAGTACATGATGTATCAACTGGCCAGTTCGATGGGCTGGCATCTTCAATTGCCCGAGGCAGATCAGAAACGTTTGGACGCGTTGAAAGCACAGGCAGAAGAAAAAGCGCAGTCAGCCAAACTGCTGAATTCAGGCAATTAA
- a CDS encoding M1 family aminopeptidase, with translation MRIGYLLLLLLPLFATAQEMTTGGQFCQMGKVRYVESLSANSKARLAYPGDASIDVTYYGLDLRLTTTPANLRGAATITLKSTVATLSSFFLDLNSTTTTSGLGLRVDSVKAGSQKLTFQHAQNQLIITPAQPLTNGQALTLTVFYQGVPNGSANGSFAFGKHETTADPVIWSLSEPYGASDWFPCRDTPADKADSSSVRITAPAQLVSVSNGKLISTTTNADGTKTYLWRNSYPIAQYLISIAVSNYSQYDTPFTYGNQTMPVTHYIYPENLAQVQANLALTPAMIQLFTNRFGPYPFLREKYGHAQFARNNGGMEHQTISSMGISSLTPNVIAHELAHQWFGDKITCRDWQNIWLNEGFASYGEAVYAESVGGVTGYQATMNSFMSSARSARGSIYVQDISNINNIFNSARTYAKGASVLHMLRGVVGDSTFFRTLRTYVATPTLAYNTAVTEDFQAVAQQVSNRPLDYFFKQWIYGEGYPTYKATVSAGSAANTVTVRLEQRNSISTNPGSFTMPIQMRVQSALGDTTVTVLNNQTDQTFTLPTRGTVTGLLIDPNNWILKTVESVTLSTPGLVTTINEPAPTGFRIYPNPTTESVLIDFTLSVSGSARISLTDLLGRRLQTLQESTLPAGNYTRTMTLRGLATGRYTVTIETPDGQQSRVILVR, from the coding sequence ATGCGAATCGGTTACCTGCTTCTGCTTTTGTTGCCGCTTTTTGCCACTGCCCAGGAAATGACAACCGGCGGTCAATTTTGCCAGATGGGTAAGGTTCGTTATGTAGAGAGCCTGTCGGCAAATTCCAAAGCAAGGCTGGCTTATCCCGGCGACGCATCTATCGATGTTACCTACTACGGTCTTGACCTTCGCCTGACCACAACACCCGCCAACCTGCGCGGTGCTGCTACGATTACGCTTAAGAGCACCGTGGCCACACTCAGCAGCTTCTTTCTGGATCTGAACTCAACAACCACAACGTCGGGTCTGGGTTTACGAGTCGATTCAGTAAAGGCCGGGAGCCAAAAGCTAACCTTTCAACATGCGCAAAATCAACTGATCATCACACCCGCTCAACCGCTAACGAATGGGCAGGCTTTGACTTTAACCGTGTTTTACCAGGGCGTACCCAATGGCAGCGCAAACGGCAGCTTTGCGTTTGGTAAGCACGAAACCACAGCCGACCCGGTCATCTGGAGTTTAAGTGAGCCTTATGGTGCATCGGACTGGTTCCCGTGTCGGGACACCCCCGCCGACAAAGCGGACTCTTCGTCGGTTCGCATTACCGCTCCGGCACAGCTGGTATCGGTTTCTAACGGGAAGCTCATCAGCACAACAACCAACGCCGATGGCACCAAAACGTATCTCTGGCGCAACAGCTACCCTATTGCCCAGTATTTGATCTCCATTGCCGTATCGAACTACTCGCAATACGATACGCCGTTCACTTACGGGAATCAGACGATGCCGGTTACGCACTACATTTATCCTGAAAATCTAGCCCAGGTTCAGGCCAATCTGGCACTTACGCCCGCCATGATTCAGCTGTTCACCAATCGGTTCGGCCCCTATCCATTCCTGCGGGAGAAATACGGACATGCGCAATTCGCGAGGAATAACGGAGGTATGGAGCATCAGACCATAAGCTCTATGGGCATCTCGTCCTTAACTCCGAACGTTATTGCTCATGAACTGGCTCACCAGTGGTTCGGCGATAAAATTACCTGTCGCGACTGGCAGAACATCTGGTTAAATGAAGGCTTTGCTTCCTACGGTGAAGCTGTCTATGCAGAATCGGTTGGTGGCGTTACGGGCTACCAGGCTACTATGAATAGTTTTATGAGTAGTGCCCGCAGTGCCAGAGGTTCCATTTACGTACAAGACATCAGCAACATAAATAACATCTTCAACAGTGCCCGTACCTATGCCAAAGGGGCAAGTGTATTGCACATGTTGCGGGGTGTTGTAGGTGATAGCACGTTTTTTCGCACCTTGCGTACGTATGTTGCTACGCCAACGCTGGCCTATAACACAGCCGTTACAGAAGATTTTCAGGCAGTAGCCCAGCAGGTTTCCAACAGGCCTCTGGACTATTTCTTCAAGCAGTGGATTTATGGCGAAGGTTATCCAACCTACAAGGCAACCGTATCGGCGGGGAGTGCCGCTAATACAGTAACCGTCCGACTGGAACAACGGAATAGTATTTCCACCAACCCAGGCTCGTTTACGATGCCTATCCAGATGCGGGTGCAATCGGCGTTGGGCGATACAACAGTAACCGTCCTCAATAACCAGACCGATCAAACCTTTACACTACCCACTCGAGGCACCGTTACCGGGCTACTTATTGATCCCAACAACTGGATTTTAAAAACCGTGGAATCCGTTACCTTATCTACGCCGGGCCTGGTAACCACTATTAACGAACCCGCTCCGACCGGCTTTCGTATATACCCCAACCCAACAACAGAATCGGTACTGATCGACTTTACGCTGTCGGTAAGCGGGTCGGCAAGAATTTCGCTAACAGATCTATTAGGCAGGCGACTACAGACCCTTCAGGAGTCAACCCTTCCGGCGGGCAATTACACCCGGACAATGACGCTGCGGGGGTTGGCTACCGGGCGCTATACGGTAACGATCGAAACCCCTGATGGGCAGCAGAGCCGGGTAATACTGGTGCGCTAA
- a CDS encoding glycosyltransferase family 1 protein translates to MKVPNSTHGSGNDDTLSISSTASSYSNKSVFDSPANDVSDLICFSHLRWNFVYQRPQHLLTRAAKNYKVWFIEEPIWSDRLYMSSCQQGERLTVLVPHLPHGTQPDEVIRLQRQLLDEFIAKERINSFVAWYYTPMALLFSDHLQPKLTVYDCMDELSAFWGAPPQLLNQEKRLIQKAGVLFTGGYSLYEAKQNRHPNVFAFPSSIDFSHFALARKPQPDPVDQRMLSNPRIGFSGVIDERFDYKLLGELAQRRPEWQFILLGPIVKIDRALLPNSPNVHYLGMKNYKDLPVYFSNWDVAILPFALNESTRFISPTKTPEYLAAGLPVVSTPIRDVIRMYGAKDYVQIADSAQTFEVAIDQALAARNSGNSGGWSAIDAFLNESSWDHTWNEMNRLMKAQMSVVVDQ, encoded by the coding sequence ATGAAAGTACCAAATTCAACGCATGGTTCAGGCAATGACGACACTTTATCTATCTCATCAACTGCCTCTTCCTATTCCAATAAGTCTGTTTTCGACTCCCCAGCCAACGATGTTTCTGATTTAATCTGCTTCTCGCATTTACGCTGGAATTTCGTTTATCAACGTCCACAACATCTGCTTACTCGGGCCGCCAAAAACTATAAAGTTTGGTTTATCGAAGAGCCTATCTGGAGCGATAGGCTCTATATGAGCAGTTGTCAGCAAGGCGAGCGGCTAACCGTTCTTGTGCCCCATCTGCCGCATGGAACCCAACCCGACGAAGTCATTCGCCTTCAACGGCAGCTTCTCGATGAGTTCATCGCTAAAGAACGCATTAATTCATTTGTTGCCTGGTATTATACACCAATGGCGCTGTTGTTTAGCGACCATCTGCAGCCTAAATTGACGGTTTATGACTGCATGGACGAACTGTCGGCGTTTTGGGGAGCTCCACCACAATTGCTGAATCAGGAAAAACGATTGATTCAAAAAGCCGGGGTTCTCTTTACGGGTGGTTACAGCTTATATGAAGCGAAGCAAAACCGACATCCAAATGTGTTTGCGTTTCCAAGCAGTATTGACTTTTCCCATTTTGCACTGGCGCGAAAACCTCAACCTGATCCCGTTGATCAACGCATGTTGTCGAATCCAAGAATTGGCTTCAGCGGTGTTATCGACGAGCGGTTCGATTATAAACTGTTGGGTGAACTTGCCCAACGTCGCCCGGAATGGCAATTCATTTTGCTTGGCCCTATCGTAAAAATCGACCGGGCTCTACTTCCGAATAGTCCGAATGTGCATTACCTGGGCATGAAAAACTATAAGGATTTACCTGTTTACTTCAGTAACTGGGACGTAGCTATCCTGCCTTTTGCACTAAACGAGTCGACTCGCTTCATTAGTCCAACAAAAACACCTGAGTATCTGGCGGCTGGTTTGCCCGTGGTCTCGACACCCATTCGGGATGTAATACGTATGTATGGTGCAAAAGACTATGTTCAGATTGCCGATTCAGCCCAAACATTTGAGGTAGCAATCGATCAGGCGCTTGCGGCTCGGAATTCAGGCAACTCGGGTGGATGGTCGGCTATCGATGCTTTCCTTAATGAAAGTTCATGGGATCACACATGGAACGAAATGAACCGACTGATGAAGGCGCAGATGAGCGTTGTTGTAGATCAATAA